In a single window of the Drosophila subpulchrella strain 33 F10 #4 breed RU33 chromosome X, RU_Dsub_v1.1 Primary Assembly, whole genome shotgun sequence genome:
- the LOC119558002 gene encoding probable sodium/potassium/calcium exchanger CG1090 translates to MFSGWDSINFKHYNHGDTLKIPDSVMGITFLAAGTSVPEAVSSVIVAKRGHGSMGICNSIGSNTFDILLCLGVPWLIKAVFFPIQPGQNYVAINSAGLEYSAITLLSTLFLLYLTFSTNKFKLDKKVGTACLVMYLVFMVFASLIELNVFFRVNLPTCGRS, encoded by the exons GTGACACACTTAAGATACCTGATTCGGTGATGGGGATTACGTTCCTGGCGGCTGGAACCAGTGTTCCTGAAGCGGTGTCCAGTGTGATCGTGGCGAAACGCG GTCACGGATCGATGGGGATCTGCAACTCGATTGGGTCAAACACCTTCGACATCCTGCTGTGCCTGGGGGTGCCATGGCTGATCAAGGCTGTCTTCTTCCCGATCCAGCCGGGCCAGAACTACGTGGCAATAAATTCGGCCGGATTGGAGTACTCGGCGATCACTTTGCTGTCGACGCTGTTCTTGCTTTACCTTACCTTCTCTACGAACAAGTTCAAGCTGGATAAGAAGGTGGGGACCGCCTGCCTAGTGATGTATCTGGTCTTTATGGTTTTCGCCTCCCTCATTGAACTCAATGTGTTCTTTCGCGTCAACCTGCCCACCTGCGGTCGATCATGA